The proteins below are encoded in one region of Salvelinus alpinus chromosome 27, SLU_Salpinus.1, whole genome shotgun sequence:
- the LOC139556358 gene encoding beta-taxilin-like isoform X3, which produces MEINVQSVAEVIPAQTSVTPPPSPVTAETPVPLPQEGQHMDPMEEFGLRLDEIINTYGSAASLIEKQCIILETEKVEEEASGEEADEVTAAKNASTGKDAKKLLKGLGKEGTLLMQSLNKLCTPEEKLDALLKKYAELLEERRGEQKQLRFLQKKQGHVGKERDQLQYEHSRAILARSKLEGLCRELQRHNKTLKEETLARCREDEEKRREITTHFQSTLTDIQAQIEQHSNRNNKLCSENTNLADKLKHIISQYEQREESLEKIFKHHDLQQKLSDTKLEQANAQLQEAEEKHKREKEYLLVHAAEWKLQAKLLREQETVMQAQLALYSQKFEEFQTTLSKSNDVYASFKNEMEKMTKKMKKIDKESNVWKTRFESTNKALSEMIEERTVKENEYEMFVVKIDKLERLCRALQDERKILYSKIKGIRQTGDATEGTPKDETQEVATEPVHSLMDIVEEPEMTEEMARLRAEQNRLAEFAASLLAPSTGDDDDDDSDSEEEPESTESAEAQKIPEPTKAPVQVVVEAPAHAEEPEPAYADAPAQAPAQVEAPAQAPAQVEAPARAPARVEAPAQAPAQVEALAQAPAQVEDPAQAPAQVEAPAQAPAQVDAPAQAPAQAPAHAPAQVEDPAQAPAQVDAPAQALAQAEAPAQAPAQAEAQVEVPAQVDAPAQAPAQAPAQVDVPAQAPAQVEVPAQVEAPAQAEMAAPVQPETPKQPEPSAKKQTPKKKNAKKTS; this is translated from the exons ATGGAGATCAACGTCCAGTCTGTTGCAGAGGTCATCCCAGCCCAGACCAGTGTGACTCCACCACCGTCCCCAGTCACCGCAGAGACCCCGGTCCCTCTACCCCAGGAGGGCCAGCACATGGACCCCATGGAGGAGTTTGGTCTTCGGCTGGACGAAATCATCAACACCTATGGCTCCGCAGCCAGCCTGATAGAGAAACAGTGCATCATCCTGGAAACGGAGAAGGTGGAAGAGGAGGCAAGCGGAGAGGAAGCTGATGAAGTCACAGCCGCCAAGAACGCCAGCACGGGCAAGGATGCAAAGAAGTTGCTGAAAGGCTTAG GAAAGGAGGGCACGCTTCTAATGCAAAGTTTGAACAAGCTGTGCACGCCAGAAGAGAAACTGGATGCTCTACTCAAGAAGTATGCCGAACTG CTGGAGGAGCGGCGAGGGGAGCAGAAGCAGCTGAGGTTCCTTCAGAAGAAGCAGGGCCACGTGGGGAAGGAGAGGGACCAGCTCCAGTACGAGCACAGCAGAGCCATCCTGGCCCGCAGCAAACTGGAGGGCCTCTGCAGGGAACTCCAGAGGCACAACAAGACCCTCAAG gaGGAGACCCTTGCACGTTGTCGTGAGGACGAGGAGAAGCGCAGAGAGATCACCACTCACTTCCAGAGCACGCTGACAGACATCCAGGCTCAGATCGAGCAGCACAGTAACCGCAACAACAAGCTGTGTTCGGAGAACACCAACCTGGCAGACAAACTcaaacacatcatcagccagtatgagcagagagaggag AGCTTGGAGAAGATCTTCAAGCACCACGACCTGCAGCAGAAGCTGTCTGATACCAAACTGGAGCAAGCTAATGCACAGCTGCAGGAGGCCGAGGAGAAGCACAAGAGAGAAAAGGAATAC TTACTGGTACATGCAGCTGAGTGGAAACTACAAGCTAAACTTCTGAGAGAGCAAGAGACTGTCATGCAGGCTCAG CTTGCTCTGTACTCCCAGAAGTTTGAAGAGTTCCAGACTACGTTGTCTAAGAGCAACGATGTGTACGCCAGCTTCAAAAATGAAATGGAGAAG ATGACAAAGAAGATGAAAAAAATAGATAAAGAGTCGAATGTTTGGAAGACCAGATTTGAGAGCACTAACAAGGCTCTCTCGGAGATGATTGAAGAG AGGACTGTGAAGGAGAATGAGTATGAGATGTTCGTCGTGAAGATTGACAAGCTGGAGAGGCTCTGCCGAGCACTCCAGGATGAGAGGAAGATCCTATACTCCAAGATCAAAGGCATTCGCCAAACTGGTGACGCCACCGAGGGGACACCCAAGGACGAGACACAGGAGGTGGCCACTGAACCAGTCCACAGCCTCATGGACATAGTTGAGGAGCCAGAGATGACAGAGGAGATGGCCCGTCTGAGGGCTGAGCAGAACAGGCTGGCGGAGTTCGCAGCCTCCCTACTGGCCCCGTCCACAGGAGACGATGATGACGATGACTCTGACAGTGAGGAAGAGCCAGAGTCTACAGAATCTGCTGAGGCCCAGAAGATCCCTGAACCAACAAAGGCCCCAGTACAGGTAGTGGTAGAGGCACCAGCACATGCAGAGGAACCAGAACCAGCATATGCAGATGCACCAGCGCAGGCTCCAGCACAGGTAGAGGCACCAGCGCAGGCTCCAGCACAGGTAGAGGCACCAGCGCGGGCTCCAGCACGGGTAGAGGCACCCGCGCAGGCTCCAGCACAGGTAGAGGCACTAGCGCAGGCTCCAGCACAAGTAGAGGATCCAGCACAGGCTCCAGCACAAGTAGAGGCACCAGCACAGGCTCCAGCACAGGTAGATGCACCAGCACAAGCTCCAGCACAGGCTCCAGCCCATGCTCCAGCACAAGTAGAGGATCCAGCACAGGCTCCAGCACAGGTAGATGCACCAGCACAGGCTCTAGCACAGGCAGAGGCACCAGCACAAGCTCCAGCACAGGCAGAGGCACAAGTAGAGGTACCAGCACAGGTAGATGCACCAGCACAGGCTCCAGCACAAGCTCCAGCACAAGTAGATGTACCAGCACAGGCTCCAGCACAAGTAGAGGTACCAGCACAGGTGGAGGCACCAGCACAGGCAGAGATGGCTGCCCCAGTCCAGCCAGAGACCCCAAAACAGCCAGAGCCCTCCGCCAAGAAGCAGACGCCAAAAAAGAAGAATGCAAAGAAGACTAGCTGA
- the LOC139556358 gene encoding gamma-taxilin-like isoform X4 — MEINVQSVAEVIPAQTSVTPPPSPVTAETPVPLPQEGQHMDPMEEFGLRLDEIINTYGSAASLIEKQCIILETEKVEEEASGEEADEVTAAKNASTGKDAKKLLKGLGKEGTLLMQSLNKLCTPEEKLDALLKKYAELLEERRGEQKQLRFLQKKQGHVGKERDQLQYEHSRAILARSKLEGLCRELQRHNKTLKEETLARCREDEEKRREITTHFQSTLTDIQAQIEQHSNRNNKLCSENTNLADKLKHIISQYEQREESLEKIFKHHDLQQKLSDTKLEQANAQLQEAEEKHKREKEYLLREAIDKTKKCYTLKEQELQLKKKLALYSQKFEEFQTTLSKSNDVYASFKNEMEKMTKKMKKIDKESNVWKTRFESTNKALSEMIEERTVKENEYEMFVVKIDKLERLCRALQDERKILYSKIKGIRQTGDATEGTPKDETQEVATEPVHSLMDIVEEPEMTEEMARLRAEQNRLAEFAASLLAPSTGDDDDDDSDSEEEPESTESAEAQKIPEPTKAPVQVVVEAPAHAEEPEPAYADAPAQAPAQVEAPAQAPAQVEAPARAPARVEAPAQAPAQVEALAQAPAQVEDPAQAPAQVEAPAQAPAQVDAPAQAPAQAPAHAPAQVEDPAQAPAQVDAPAQALAQAEAPAQAPAQAEAQVEVPAQVDAPAQAPAQAPAQVDVPAQAPAQVEVPAQVEAPAQAEMAAPVQPETPKQPEPSAKKQTPKKKNAKKTS; from the exons ATGGAGATCAACGTCCAGTCTGTTGCAGAGGTCATCCCAGCCCAGACCAGTGTGACTCCACCACCGTCCCCAGTCACCGCAGAGACCCCGGTCCCTCTACCCCAGGAGGGCCAGCACATGGACCCCATGGAGGAGTTTGGTCTTCGGCTGGACGAAATCATCAACACCTATGGCTCCGCAGCCAGCCTGATAGAGAAACAGTGCATCATCCTGGAAACGGAGAAGGTGGAAGAGGAGGCAAGCGGAGAGGAAGCTGATGAAGTCACAGCCGCCAAGAACGCCAGCACGGGCAAGGATGCAAAGAAGTTGCTGAAAGGCTTAG GAAAGGAGGGCACGCTTCTAATGCAAAGTTTGAACAAGCTGTGCACGCCAGAAGAGAAACTGGATGCTCTACTCAAGAAGTATGCCGAACTG CTGGAGGAGCGGCGAGGGGAGCAGAAGCAGCTGAGGTTCCTTCAGAAGAAGCAGGGCCACGTGGGGAAGGAGAGGGACCAGCTCCAGTACGAGCACAGCAGAGCCATCCTGGCCCGCAGCAAACTGGAGGGCCTCTGCAGGGAACTCCAGAGGCACAACAAGACCCTCAAG gaGGAGACCCTTGCACGTTGTCGTGAGGACGAGGAGAAGCGCAGAGAGATCACCACTCACTTCCAGAGCACGCTGACAGACATCCAGGCTCAGATCGAGCAGCACAGTAACCGCAACAACAAGCTGTGTTCGGAGAACACCAACCTGGCAGACAAACTcaaacacatcatcagccagtatgagcagagagaggag AGCTTGGAGAAGATCTTCAAGCACCACGACCTGCAGCAGAAGCTGTCTGATACCAAACTGGAGCAAGCTAATGCACAGCTGCAGGAGGCCGAGGAGAAGCACAAGAGAGAAAAGGAATAC CTGCTTAGGGAGGCAATTGACAAAACAAAGAAATGCTACACATTGAAGGAGCAAGAGTTGCAGTTGAAGAAAAAG CTTGCTCTGTACTCCCAGAAGTTTGAAGAGTTCCAGACTACGTTGTCTAAGAGCAACGATGTGTACGCCAGCTTCAAAAATGAAATGGAGAAG ATGACAAAGAAGATGAAAAAAATAGATAAAGAGTCGAATGTTTGGAAGACCAGATTTGAGAGCACTAACAAGGCTCTCTCGGAGATGATTGAAGAG AGGACTGTGAAGGAGAATGAGTATGAGATGTTCGTCGTGAAGATTGACAAGCTGGAGAGGCTCTGCCGAGCACTCCAGGATGAGAGGAAGATCCTATACTCCAAGATCAAAGGCATTCGCCAAACTGGTGACGCCACCGAGGGGACACCCAAGGACGAGACACAGGAGGTGGCCACTGAACCAGTCCACAGCCTCATGGACATAGTTGAGGAGCCAGAGATGACAGAGGAGATGGCCCGTCTGAGGGCTGAGCAGAACAGGCTGGCGGAGTTCGCAGCCTCCCTACTGGCCCCGTCCACAGGAGACGATGATGACGATGACTCTGACAGTGAGGAAGAGCCAGAGTCTACAGAATCTGCTGAGGCCCAGAAGATCCCTGAACCAACAAAGGCCCCAGTACAGGTAGTGGTAGAGGCACCAGCACATGCAGAGGAACCAGAACCAGCATATGCAGATGCACCAGCGCAGGCTCCAGCACAGGTAGAGGCACCAGCGCAGGCTCCAGCACAGGTAGAGGCACCAGCGCGGGCTCCAGCACGGGTAGAGGCACCCGCGCAGGCTCCAGCACAGGTAGAGGCACTAGCGCAGGCTCCAGCACAAGTAGAGGATCCAGCACAGGCTCCAGCACAAGTAGAGGCACCAGCACAGGCTCCAGCACAGGTAGATGCACCAGCACAAGCTCCAGCACAGGCTCCAGCCCATGCTCCAGCACAAGTAGAGGATCCAGCACAGGCTCCAGCACAGGTAGATGCACCAGCACAGGCTCTAGCACAGGCAGAGGCACCAGCACAAGCTCCAGCACAGGCAGAGGCACAAGTAGAGGTACCAGCACAGGTAGATGCACCAGCACAGGCTCCAGCACAAGCTCCAGCACAAGTAGATGTACCAGCACAGGCTCCAGCACAAGTAGAGGTACCAGCACAGGTGGAGGCACCAGCACAGGCAGAGATGGCTGCCCCAGTCCAGCCAGAGACCCCAAAACAGCCAGAGCCCTCCGCCAAGAAGCAGACGCCAAAAAAGAAGAATGCAAAGAAGACTAGCTGA
- the LOC139556358 gene encoding beta-taxilin-like isoform X1: MSIGTELVLSEDLGVCQKNTTSVRMEINVQSVAEVIPAQTSVTPPPSPVTAETPVPLPQEGQHMDPMEEFGLRLDEIINTYGSAASLIEKQCIILETEKVEEEASGEEADEVTAAKNASTGKDAKKLLKGLGKEGTLLMQSLNKLCTPEEKLDALLKKYAELLEERRGEQKQLRFLQKKQGHVGKERDQLQYEHSRAILARSKLEGLCRELQRHNKTLKEETLARCREDEEKRREITTHFQSTLTDIQAQIEQHSNRNNKLCSENTNLADKLKHIISQYEQREESLEKIFKHHDLQQKLSDTKLEQANAQLQEAEEKHKREKEYLLVHAAEWKLQAKLLREQETVMQAQLALYSQKFEEFQTTLSKSNDVYASFKNEMEKMTKKMKKIDKESNVWKTRFESTNKALSEMIEERTVKENEYEMFVVKIDKLERLCRALQDERKILYSKIKGIRQTGDATEGTPKDETQEVATEPVHSLMDIVEEPEMTEEMARLRAEQNRLAEFAASLLAPSTGDDDDDDSDSEEEPESTESAEAQKIPEPTKAPVQVVVEAPAHAEEPEPAYADAPAQAPAQVEAPAQAPAQVEAPARAPARVEAPAQAPAQVEALAQAPAQVEDPAQAPAQVEAPAQAPAQVDAPAQAPAQAPAHAPAQVEDPAQAPAQVDAPAQALAQAEAPAQAPAQAEAQVEVPAQVDAPAQAPAQAPAQVDVPAQAPAQVEVPAQVEAPAQAEMAAPVQPETPKQPEPSAKKQTPKKKNAKKTS; this comes from the exons atgtcgaTTGGCACGGAGCTAGTACTATCAGAGgaccttggagtttgccaaaaaaacA CCACATCTGTGAGAATGGAGATCAACGTCCAGTCTGTTGCAGAGGTCATCCCAGCCCAGACCAGTGTGACTCCACCACCGTCCCCAGTCACCGCAGAGACCCCGGTCCCTCTACCCCAGGAGGGCCAGCACATGGACCCCATGGAGGAGTTTGGTCTTCGGCTGGACGAAATCATCAACACCTATGGCTCCGCAGCCAGCCTGATAGAGAAACAGTGCATCATCCTGGAAACGGAGAAGGTGGAAGAGGAGGCAAGCGGAGAGGAAGCTGATGAAGTCACAGCCGCCAAGAACGCCAGCACGGGCAAGGATGCAAAGAAGTTGCTGAAAGGCTTAG GAAAGGAGGGCACGCTTCTAATGCAAAGTTTGAACAAGCTGTGCACGCCAGAAGAGAAACTGGATGCTCTACTCAAGAAGTATGCCGAACTG CTGGAGGAGCGGCGAGGGGAGCAGAAGCAGCTGAGGTTCCTTCAGAAGAAGCAGGGCCACGTGGGGAAGGAGAGGGACCAGCTCCAGTACGAGCACAGCAGAGCCATCCTGGCCCGCAGCAAACTGGAGGGCCTCTGCAGGGAACTCCAGAGGCACAACAAGACCCTCAAG gaGGAGACCCTTGCACGTTGTCGTGAGGACGAGGAGAAGCGCAGAGAGATCACCACTCACTTCCAGAGCACGCTGACAGACATCCAGGCTCAGATCGAGCAGCACAGTAACCGCAACAACAAGCTGTGTTCGGAGAACACCAACCTGGCAGACAAACTcaaacacatcatcagccagtatgagcagagagaggag AGCTTGGAGAAGATCTTCAAGCACCACGACCTGCAGCAGAAGCTGTCTGATACCAAACTGGAGCAAGCTAATGCACAGCTGCAGGAGGCCGAGGAGAAGCACAAGAGAGAAAAGGAATAC TTACTGGTACATGCAGCTGAGTGGAAACTACAAGCTAAACTTCTGAGAGAGCAAGAGACTGTCATGCAGGCTCAG CTTGCTCTGTACTCCCAGAAGTTTGAAGAGTTCCAGACTACGTTGTCTAAGAGCAACGATGTGTACGCCAGCTTCAAAAATGAAATGGAGAAG ATGACAAAGAAGATGAAAAAAATAGATAAAGAGTCGAATGTTTGGAAGACCAGATTTGAGAGCACTAACAAGGCTCTCTCGGAGATGATTGAAGAG AGGACTGTGAAGGAGAATGAGTATGAGATGTTCGTCGTGAAGATTGACAAGCTGGAGAGGCTCTGCCGAGCACTCCAGGATGAGAGGAAGATCCTATACTCCAAGATCAAAGGCATTCGCCAAACTGGTGACGCCACCGAGGGGACACCCAAGGACGAGACACAGGAGGTGGCCACTGAACCAGTCCACAGCCTCATGGACATAGTTGAGGAGCCAGAGATGACAGAGGAGATGGCCCGTCTGAGGGCTGAGCAGAACAGGCTGGCGGAGTTCGCAGCCTCCCTACTGGCCCCGTCCACAGGAGACGATGATGACGATGACTCTGACAGTGAGGAAGAGCCAGAGTCTACAGAATCTGCTGAGGCCCAGAAGATCCCTGAACCAACAAAGGCCCCAGTACAGGTAGTGGTAGAGGCACCAGCACATGCAGAGGAACCAGAACCAGCATATGCAGATGCACCAGCGCAGGCTCCAGCACAGGTAGAGGCACCAGCGCAGGCTCCAGCACAGGTAGAGGCACCAGCGCGGGCTCCAGCACGGGTAGAGGCACCCGCGCAGGCTCCAGCACAGGTAGAGGCACTAGCGCAGGCTCCAGCACAAGTAGAGGATCCAGCACAGGCTCCAGCACAAGTAGAGGCACCAGCACAGGCTCCAGCACAGGTAGATGCACCAGCACAAGCTCCAGCACAGGCTCCAGCCCATGCTCCAGCACAAGTAGAGGATCCAGCACAGGCTCCAGCACAGGTAGATGCACCAGCACAGGCTCTAGCACAGGCAGAGGCACCAGCACAAGCTCCAGCACAGGCAGAGGCACAAGTAGAGGTACCAGCACAGGTAGATGCACCAGCACAGGCTCCAGCACAAGCTCCAGCACAAGTAGATGTACCAGCACAGGCTCCAGCACAAGTAGAGGTACCAGCACAGGTGGAGGCACCAGCACAGGCAGAGATGGCTGCCCCAGTCCAGCCAGAGACCCCAAAACAGCCAGAGCCCTCCGCCAAGAAGCAGACGCCAAAAAAGAAGAATGCAAAGAAGACTAGCTGA
- the LOC139556358 gene encoding beta-taxilin-like isoform X2 — MSIGTELVLSEDLGVCQKNTTSVRMEINVQSVAEVIPAQTSVTPPPSPVTAETPVPLPQEGQHMDPMEEFGLRLDEIINTYGSAASLIEKQCIILETEKVEEEASGEEADEVTAAKNASTGKDAKKLLKGLGKEGTLLMQSLNKLCTPEEKLDALLKKYAELLEERRGEQKQLRFLQKKQGHVGKERDQLQYEHSRAILARSKLEGLCRELQRHNKTLKEETLARCREDEEKRREITTHFQSTLTDIQAQIEQHSNRNNKLCSENTNLADKLKHIISQYEQREESLEKIFKHHDLQQKLSDTKLEQANAQLQEAEEKHKREKEYLLREAIDKTKKCYTLKEQELQLKKKLALYSQKFEEFQTTLSKSNDVYASFKNEMEKMTKKMKKIDKESNVWKTRFESTNKALSEMIEERTVKENEYEMFVVKIDKLERLCRALQDERKILYSKIKGIRQTGDATEGTPKDETQEVATEPVHSLMDIVEEPEMTEEMARLRAEQNRLAEFAASLLAPSTGDDDDDDSDSEEEPESTESAEAQKIPEPTKAPVQVVVEAPAHAEEPEPAYADAPAQAPAQVEAPAQAPAQVEAPARAPARVEAPAQAPAQVEALAQAPAQVEDPAQAPAQVEAPAQAPAQVDAPAQAPAQAPAHAPAQVEDPAQAPAQVDAPAQALAQAEAPAQAPAQAEAQVEVPAQVDAPAQAPAQAPAQVDVPAQAPAQVEVPAQVEAPAQAEMAAPVQPETPKQPEPSAKKQTPKKKNAKKTS; from the exons atgtcgaTTGGCACGGAGCTAGTACTATCAGAGgaccttggagtttgccaaaaaaacA CCACATCTGTGAGAATGGAGATCAACGTCCAGTCTGTTGCAGAGGTCATCCCAGCCCAGACCAGTGTGACTCCACCACCGTCCCCAGTCACCGCAGAGACCCCGGTCCCTCTACCCCAGGAGGGCCAGCACATGGACCCCATGGAGGAGTTTGGTCTTCGGCTGGACGAAATCATCAACACCTATGGCTCCGCAGCCAGCCTGATAGAGAAACAGTGCATCATCCTGGAAACGGAGAAGGTGGAAGAGGAGGCAAGCGGAGAGGAAGCTGATGAAGTCACAGCCGCCAAGAACGCCAGCACGGGCAAGGATGCAAAGAAGTTGCTGAAAGGCTTAG GAAAGGAGGGCACGCTTCTAATGCAAAGTTTGAACAAGCTGTGCACGCCAGAAGAGAAACTGGATGCTCTACTCAAGAAGTATGCCGAACTG CTGGAGGAGCGGCGAGGGGAGCAGAAGCAGCTGAGGTTCCTTCAGAAGAAGCAGGGCCACGTGGGGAAGGAGAGGGACCAGCTCCAGTACGAGCACAGCAGAGCCATCCTGGCCCGCAGCAAACTGGAGGGCCTCTGCAGGGAACTCCAGAGGCACAACAAGACCCTCAAG gaGGAGACCCTTGCACGTTGTCGTGAGGACGAGGAGAAGCGCAGAGAGATCACCACTCACTTCCAGAGCACGCTGACAGACATCCAGGCTCAGATCGAGCAGCACAGTAACCGCAACAACAAGCTGTGTTCGGAGAACACCAACCTGGCAGACAAACTcaaacacatcatcagccagtatgagcagagagaggag AGCTTGGAGAAGATCTTCAAGCACCACGACCTGCAGCAGAAGCTGTCTGATACCAAACTGGAGCAAGCTAATGCACAGCTGCAGGAGGCCGAGGAGAAGCACAAGAGAGAAAAGGAATAC CTGCTTAGGGAGGCAATTGACAAAACAAAGAAATGCTACACATTGAAGGAGCAAGAGTTGCAGTTGAAGAAAAAG CTTGCTCTGTACTCCCAGAAGTTTGAAGAGTTCCAGACTACGTTGTCTAAGAGCAACGATGTGTACGCCAGCTTCAAAAATGAAATGGAGAAG ATGACAAAGAAGATGAAAAAAATAGATAAAGAGTCGAATGTTTGGAAGACCAGATTTGAGAGCACTAACAAGGCTCTCTCGGAGATGATTGAAGAG AGGACTGTGAAGGAGAATGAGTATGAGATGTTCGTCGTGAAGATTGACAAGCTGGAGAGGCTCTGCCGAGCACTCCAGGATGAGAGGAAGATCCTATACTCCAAGATCAAAGGCATTCGCCAAACTGGTGACGCCACCGAGGGGACACCCAAGGACGAGACACAGGAGGTGGCCACTGAACCAGTCCACAGCCTCATGGACATAGTTGAGGAGCCAGAGATGACAGAGGAGATGGCCCGTCTGAGGGCTGAGCAGAACAGGCTGGCGGAGTTCGCAGCCTCCCTACTGGCCCCGTCCACAGGAGACGATGATGACGATGACTCTGACAGTGAGGAAGAGCCAGAGTCTACAGAATCTGCTGAGGCCCAGAAGATCCCTGAACCAACAAAGGCCCCAGTACAGGTAGTGGTAGAGGCACCAGCACATGCAGAGGAACCAGAACCAGCATATGCAGATGCACCAGCGCAGGCTCCAGCACAGGTAGAGGCACCAGCGCAGGCTCCAGCACAGGTAGAGGCACCAGCGCGGGCTCCAGCACGGGTAGAGGCACCCGCGCAGGCTCCAGCACAGGTAGAGGCACTAGCGCAGGCTCCAGCACAAGTAGAGGATCCAGCACAGGCTCCAGCACAAGTAGAGGCACCAGCACAGGCTCCAGCACAGGTAGATGCACCAGCACAAGCTCCAGCACAGGCTCCAGCCCATGCTCCAGCACAAGTAGAGGATCCAGCACAGGCTCCAGCACAGGTAGATGCACCAGCACAGGCTCTAGCACAGGCAGAGGCACCAGCACAAGCTCCAGCACAGGCAGAGGCACAAGTAGAGGTACCAGCACAGGTAGATGCACCAGCACAGGCTCCAGCACAAGCTCCAGCACAAGTAGATGTACCAGCACAGGCTCCAGCACAAGTAGAGGTACCAGCACAGGTGGAGGCACCAGCACAGGCAGAGATGGCTGCCCCAGTCCAGCCAGAGACCCCAAAACAGCCAGAGCCCTCCGCCAAGAAGCAGACGCCAAAAAAGAAGAATGCAAAGAAGACTAGCTGA